GACGAGGACGACCTCGACGACTGGCGGGAGGCGGTCGCGGACGACGAGACGTGAGTAGAGGTCGGCTCAGGCCGCGTTCTCGCGCTCCGCGTCCTCCGGTTCGTTCAGCACGTACGCCAGCGCGAACCCGACGCCCGTCATCAGCAGGATGAAACCGGCGATGACGCCGACGAGCACCGTCCCGCCCTGCTCGGAGAGGCCGCCGTCGGTACTGTAGGTCGTTCCGATGGCGACCATCGCGCCGATCATCACCAAGACCGCGGAGACGGCGACGCCGATTTCGATGAGTTGCTCGCGGTCGAGCATTATGCGGCGGCTTTCGTCGGTGCCCTCAAAAGCGCTTCGAAGGGGCGGTCAGCGGCCCGTCTCGCGCGCCGGAGCACGCAGGCGCGCGCGTTAAGCCGCTCGGGTGCCTACGGACGGCGAACAGCCGGCCGAACGCACCAGCTATCGACGCACCCCATGAACACAGTCGCGTCACCGAAAGCACCGCTTTCCCTGCCCACCGACGGCCGCCTCGACGAGCGGTCGCGCCGGGCGCGGGCCGAACCGATGTCGGTCCTCGCGCTCGGCGACGGCCTCTACGAGGTCGAGTCCGCAAGCGAGAACACCTACCTCGTCGACATGGACGCCGGACGCTGTACCTGCCCGGACCACGTCTTCCGCGGCGTCCGCTGCAAGCACGTCCGACGGGTCGCCATCGAGATCACCG
The Salinilacihabitans rarus DNA segment above includes these coding regions:
- a CDS encoding DUF7472 family protein, whose translation is MLDREQLIEIGVAVSAVLVMIGAMVAIGTTYSTDGGLSEQGGTVLVGVIAGFILLMTGVGFALAYVLNEPEDAERENAA